One Dermacentor andersoni chromosome 6, qqDerAnde1_hic_scaffold, whole genome shotgun sequence genomic window carries:
- the LOC126521882 gene encoding pyridoxal phosphate homeostasis protein, whose translation MRRIMSEVDIPKALHLVREKIAAASAGLGGPAPRLVAVSKTKPKELVIAAYNEGQRHFGENYMQELLEKANSAEILRDCPEIKWHFIGRLQSNKVPKLPKIPNLFMVETLESQKTAHALNAAWAASGHSPLNVLVQVNTSGEEQKNGIEPKDASQLVKFIVGECPSLKFAGLMTIGMAEYDKSSGPNPDFVCLAKCKEELCKEFEFSASDVELSMGMSADFEEAIRMGSTNVRVGSTIFGHREYAPKT comes from the coding sequence ATGCGAAGGATCATGAGTGAAGTGGACATTCCCAAGGCATTGCATCTCGTGCGCGAGAAAATAGCGGCGGCCTCTGCGGGCTTAGGTGGCCCAGCACCACGCCTTGTAGCCGTGAGCAAAACGAAGCCCAAGGAGCTCGTGATTGCTGCTTACAACGAAGGCCAAAGACATTTTGGTGAAAACTACATGCAAGAGCTATTAGAGAAAGCAAACAGTGCCGAAATACTGCGCGACTGTCCGGAAATCAAATGGCATTTCATCGGCCGCCTGCAGAGCAACAAAGTGCCAAAACTCCCTAAGATACCAAACTTGTTCATGGTGGAGACTTTGGAATCGCAGAAAACTGCGCATGCCCTGAACGCGGCTTGGGCTGCGAGCGGTCATTCTCCCCTGAACGTCTTGGTTCAGGTGAACACAAGTGGCGAGGAGCAGAAAAACGGCATCGAACCGAAAGACGCGAGCCAACTTGTCAAGTTTATTGTTGGAGAATGCCCGAGTCTAAAGTTCGCTGGTCTAATGACAATTGGCATGGCCGAGTACGACAAGAGCAGTGGTCCAAATCCAGACTTCGTGTGCTTAGCCAAATGTAAAGAGGAACTTTGCAAAGAATTTGAATTCAGTGCATCAGATGTTGAGCTTAGCATGGGTATGTCTGCCGACTTCGAGGAGGCTATTCGGATGGGAAGCACGAATGTTCGTGTCGGCAGCACCATCTTCGGGCACCGAGAATATGCTCCGAAAACGTAG